The Thermoproteota archaeon genome includes a window with the following:
- a CDS encoding CBS domain-containing protein: MLADTIYDHFKEIYNYPIKSLIQPAIIIESSDTVSKVINKISENDAYDVFCIENDSVLSTNVRSLLLGKDILDMNIRPFLTVIPSLSINDTVQKAANILTHYRVRSVPVVSKQEIIGVVSGDKILELISKKDNKWINASVVFTSNPITIDSNESLSAARKIMTSKRIDHLPVLHKGVIKQVLTSSHLVKAIIPPEKLTKGSIGMKKIRNLQSKIGNIGSSRIPQCSPKDDLNHVIQLMQKSGTTCCLVNLWEETHGIITVRDIVSLLAVKMESEIPLYIVGLPEDLKNDDLIHSKFVKALKRIQKVYTEIQEARVTIKQTRKNGQRKFYEVSIRIITPHNTFRQEGTGWDLSNVIEEQSQKLLRNLSKRAKRRYKTSIRKLDAPITQV, encoded by the coding sequence ATGCTAGCAGATACAATATATGATCATTTTAAAGAGATATACAATTATCCGATTAAATCACTAATTCAGCCTGCGATAATAATTGAATCATCAGATACCGTATCTAAGGTAATCAACAAAATTTCAGAAAATGACGCATATGATGTATTTTGCATTGAAAACGATTCTGTTTTGTCAACAAATGTGCGATCATTATTGCTTGGAAAAGACATCTTGGATATGAATATTAGACCTTTCCTAACAGTAATTCCTTCTTTATCAATAAATGACACTGTTCAGAAAGCAGCCAATATTCTAACACATTATCGAGTAAGATCGGTACCAGTTGTTTCAAAACAAGAAATTATCGGAGTTGTTTCAGGTGATAAAATTCTAGAATTAATCTCTAAAAAAGATAACAAATGGATTAATGCCAGTGTGGTCTTTACTAGCAACCCAATCACGATTGATTCGAATGAATCACTTAGTGCAGCAAGAAAGATTATGACTAGTAAAAGGATTGATCATCTTCCTGTATTACACAAAGGAGTAATCAAGCAAGTTTTAACATCATCACATTTGGTCAAGGCCATAATCCCCCCAGAGAAGCTTACCAAGGGTTCAATTGGAATGAAAAAAATTCGCAATTTACAATCAAAAATAGGCAATATCGGCAGTTCCAGAATCCCTCAATGTTCACCAAAAGACGACTTGAACCACGTCATACAGCTAATGCAGAAATCAGGTACGACTTGCTGCTTGGTAAATCTTTGGGAAGAAACTCATGGAATAATTACTGTTCGTGATATAGTAAGTCTTCTTGCGGTAAAGATGGAAAGTGAAATTCCATTATACATAGTAGGCTTGCCTGAAGATCTAAAAAATGATGATCTGATTCATTCAAAATTTGTTAAGGCTCTAAAGAGAATACAAAAAGTCTATACAGAAATACAAGAAGCACGTGTTACAATAAAACAAACAAGAAAAAATGGTCAGAGAAAATTTTATGAGGTCTCAATCAGAATCATAACGCCTCATAATACCTTCAGGCAAGAAGGGACAGGTTGGGATCTTAGCAATGTAATTGAGGAGCAAAGTCAAAAACTTCTTCGAAATCTTTCAAAACGTGCAAAACGACGTTACAAGACTAGTATTAGAAAACTAGACGCTCCAATAACGCAAGTATGA